One genomic segment of Scomber japonicus isolate fScoJap1 chromosome 23, fScoJap1.pri, whole genome shotgun sequence includes these proteins:
- the LOC128353304 gene encoding fish-egg lectin-like, translating into MKAVTAFLLVLCHLAISHAWNCGGAPRLSNIRQIDAGQGQVVATTNHNYAYFLVGPYWQYLRTNKIKHITVGPAGLWAVDTSNKVNKYVAGKFLPATGLAMQQVDAGGDVNIAGVSPSKKPYCLTTFRTLSYRGRSSPSWTTFSGSLKYFSCGPLFGCWGTNSHNQVYMTKKITTTNCGMSGWLHVSGLAVKVIEVGTDGSVFAVTTTGKVYQRVGITGSRPQGSGWRLVPMCMAIKHVSYDLGTLWVVTTSGLTMRCTH; encoded by the exons ATGAAAGCTGTCACAGCCTTTTTGCTTGTGCTATGTCACCTGGCCATCAGTCATG CCTGGAACTGTGGCGGGGCTCCAAGGTTGAGTAATATCAGACAGATTGATGCTGGGCAGGGGCAAGTCGTCGCCACAACCAACCACAATTATGCATATTTCCTGGTTGGTCCATACTGGCAATATCTGCGTACAAATAAGATCAAGCATATCACAGTGGGACCTGCAGGACTGTGGGCAGTTGACACCTCAAACAAGGTCAACAAATATGTAGCTGGCAAATTTCTTCCAGCTACTG GTTTGGCTATGCAGCAGGTGGATGCTGGAGGTGATGTCAATATTGCTGGAGTAAGTCCCTCCAAAAAGCCCTATTGTCTGACAACTTTTAGGACTTTGAGCTACAGGGGAAGAAGCTCCCCCAGCTGGACTACCTTTTCAGGGTCTTTGAAGTACTTCAGCTGTGGCCCACTGTTCGGATGCTGGGGAACGAACTCACACAACCAGGTTTACATGACAAAG AAAATTACAACGACAAACTGTGGCATGTCTGGCTGGTTGCACGTGTCAGGGTTAGCTGTGAAAGTGATTGAGGTGGGGACCGATGGAAGTGTCTTTGCAGTGACTACAACAGGCAAGGTCTACCAAAG AGTCGGCATCACCGGCAGTCGTCCACAAGGCTCAGGTTGGCGCCTCGTCCCTATGTGCATGGCCATCAAGCACGTGAGCTATGACCTGGGCACACTTTGGGTTGTGACCACAAGTGGTTTGACTATGCGATGCACACACTAA